The Pseudooceanicola aestuarii genomic sequence CTGCCGAAGGGCACGCGGATGCCGACCATGCGCCGGTTGATCACATGGTCCAGATAGCGGCCCTGATCATCGAAGATATGGCCGCAGATCTCTCCGGCCGCGCCGCGCGATTGAAGATCCCGCAGATCGGCGGCGGACAGGAACCCGTCCTGATGCAGCGGCGCGTCATCGGTCATCTGCCCGATCCCCACCACCGCCATGTCGGCGGTCAGCGCGAGATCGCGTGAAGCGCGGACATGGGGCAGGGCAAGGTATTGCGCGTACTCGGCTTCATTGCGGGCAAAGACCGGGATGGACATGGGGTAATGCGCCGCGCCCGTCTTGTCCGCCAGCCGCATGATCACCTCGTAGAAGGAGGCGGAACCATCGGGCGACACGTTGCCGATCAACGACACGACCTTCAGCCCCGGCGCCTCCTGCGGCTGCATTTCCTCCACCACGGCGCGCAGGGTCCGCCCGGTGCCCAGGGCCAGCACGCGGGCGCCGTCGTGAAACAGCCGCTCCAGCTCCGGCGCGGCAAAGGGGGCCAGGGCGCGCAGGGCCTCGGCCTCCGCCCCGACAGAGGGGGCGACCCGGACCGAGAGCAGGTCGAACCGCGCCCGCAATCGCCGTTCCAGATCCAGGCAGGCGGCGATCGGATGGTCGACGCGCACCCGCACCAGCCCTTCGGCCGTGGCGCGGGCCACCAGCCGCTGCGCGCGTTGCCGCGAAATCCCGAGGTCGCGGGCGATCTGGTCCTGGGTCATCCCGCCGACAAAGGACATCCACGCCGCCCGCGCCGCCAGATCACGCGGAGAGACGTCCTTGTCCTCGGGGCCATGGCGGGTCATGTCGCGACGTTCCGTTGTTGCAGAGAATGCCGATCCGATCGGCGCAGTTCCGGGGCAATCTGGAAGATTTCGGCAAAGCGTGCGAACCGCCGGTGTGGCCGGACCTGCGGATCGGGCGGCAGGTCCAACCCGCGCAGGTGGCTGCCACCGATGAAATGCCAGACCTCCATCCCCGCGGCGCGCGCGGCCCGGATGCCGGCCTGCGAATCCTCGATCACTAGGCACCGGGCGGGATCGGCCCCG encodes the following:
- a CDS encoding sugar-binding transcriptional regulator codes for the protein MTRHGPEDKDVSPRDLAARAAWMSFVGGMTQDQIARDLGISRQRAQRLVARATAEGLVRVRVDHPIAACLDLERRLRARFDLLSVRVAPSVGAEAEALRALAPFAAPELERLFHDGARVLALGTGRTLRAVVEEMQPQEAPGLKVVSLIGNVSPDGSASFYEVIMRLADKTGAAHYPMSIPVFARNEAEYAQYLALPHVRASRDLALTADMAVVGIGQMTDDAPLHQDGFLSAADLRDLQSRGAAGEICGHIFDDQGRYLDHVINRRMVGIRVPFGSAPVLCIAGGSSKIGPMRAALRGQLIHHLITDELSARALLDG